The proteins below are encoded in one region of Andreesenia angusta:
- the zupT gene encoding zinc transporter ZupT gives MEDNLILAFAVTLFAGLATGIGGLIAFFAKKTNTKFLSAALGFSAGVMIYVSFTEILVKSRESLMSELGDSMGMWVSIASFFGGMLVIAIIDKLVPSFENPHTMHSQSDIEELRLDSNAVDIGFENKDRIEDKSNLYRMGIMSAIAIGIHNFPEGLATFTATVKDPSLGVPIAIAIAIHNVPEGIAVSIPLFYATGSKKKAFIYSFLSGLAEPVGAIVGYLLLSRLFNDMTFGILFGIVAGIMVYISLDELLPASEEYGEHHISIYGLISGMVVMAVSLGLFA, from the coding sequence ATGGAAGATAATTTGATTTTGGCATTTGCGGTGACGCTGTTTGCTGGACTGGCAACCGGAATAGGAGGGCTTATAGCTTTCTTCGCAAAAAAGACTAACACCAAGTTTTTGTCAGCAGCGCTAGGTTTTTCGGCAGGTGTCATGATATATGTATCTTTCACAGAGATACTTGTAAAGTCCAGAGAGTCTTTGATGTCCGAGCTTGGGGACAGCATGGGCATGTGGGTATCTATAGCCTCTTTTTTTGGAGGCATGCTTGTCATAGCCATAATAGACAAGCTGGTGCCAAGTTTTGAAAACCCACACACTATGCATTCCCAGTCTGATATAGAAGAGCTCAGGCTTGACAGCAACGCTGTGGATATAGGCTTTGAAAACAAGGATAGAATAGAGGATAAAAGCAATCTATACAGGATGGGAATAATGTCTGCCATTGCGATAGGGATTCACAACTTCCCGGAAGGGCTTGCGACTTTCACTGCGACGGTGAAAGATCCTAGCCTAGGTGTTCCAATAGCCATAGCCATAGCTATACACAACGTTCCAGAGGGTATAGCTGTTTCAATTCCACTCTTCTATGCCACAGGAAGCAAGAAAAAGGCCTTTATATACTCTTTTCTGTCGGGACTGGCAGAGCCTGTGGGGGCAATTGTGGGATATCTGCTGCTTTCAAGGCTTTTTAACGACATGACTTTCGGCATACTCTTCGGGATAGTTGCGGGAATAATGGTGTATATATCGCTTGATGAACTGCTTCCAGCTTCAGAGGAATATGGAGAGCATCATATATCAATATATGGGCTTATATCGGGGATGGTTGTGATGGCGGTGAGCCTAGGACTTTTTGCTTAG